The Solanum lycopersicum chromosome 8, SLM_r2.1 DNA segment atgtattaaaaaaaattcaattaactCTTCACGTTGTTAGATTTCATCCGGAATCAAttcaattatacatatatatatatatatatatatattaattaattattagtacATTTTTAAAGTAGTCATAATGATCATGAAAATTGAGCTATATATTCTTATTCAGTTATTCGATCATAAAATATAacacaattaaaatattaaatattagatgaTGAACTAATTATTATTGACGTCCATTACCCATTTAATTCTTCAAGTTAGATTTGATGCTCCTtacaacttaaaattttatgataaatgtGTCATATTTGATACACTAATTAAAATCATACAAGAGTATACTATATATTCGAGTATAAGTATAACGTAATGTAACAATCCGCTAgatcgttttgagaactagaactattttgattattttcgtaaaatttaaattgaaaactTTGAAATATTCTATGACTACGAGTATCTAGTTGAgaaatttttattgaataattaatacTGTTAATAGTTAGTGGACAAGTCCATAATTCCTTTAATACCCCTTTACTTTTGGCCCAGGTAACTAAAATATATTAGTGGAGCCAGTTTAGAGAAAAAGGGAAAACAAAAAAGCTTGAAACTAATTTGTGTGGCGTAGAATACAGAGCGAAGAGGAACGGAGAAACAAATACTTCAGGTAAAAAGTTTTCCTTAGCCAACTATAATTTCTGTAAAAGTGCACATAAGTAATATGAATTGTTGGCGTGAAAGAATATATTGATaatgtattattttgttgtcACTTGGTATTGAGAAGTTTGAGaaaatttagtatatttattAGGTTGAATGGGATGGTTATTTAGGTAATAATAATCATTAGACAATGATTACATAAATGAAAATCAATGCAGGTTTGGGGGTTTTGGTTTCCGTCTATAGCGTAGTGCAGAAGGGGTTTTCTAAAATCTCTCTTTTATTACATTAAAATAatgatttcaaataaatgtctatggtttagtttttttaaaagaaaatttatagaAGTAAAAATGATTTTCTACGAATCTTAGCCCAATCATTGGGTAAtcatgccaatgattggcattgGTAGATACTTTTAgaaaattaggcatttttggtGTAACGTTGAAGACTTCCTGTGTTTTGCGTAGTGCTGTTAATTAGTagaattaattcttattttaattatttatcacattatgatattagttttgatatattgagataggtaattaattattaggtgtatattatatgatgtaacattgaatttttggatatttttgagAGAATAAGGTTaaattcttggcttgaaattaagcaaatatgataaatttggtatataaattatatcaagatttggagattgatttgagatatgattgagttttagggtctatgatagacatatattaatttgaatgtctacaaattcatttattttcgAATGTTGcataattggtagattgggaatgTTCCGAAACATAGCAAAAAGAGAAGGAAGTATCTTGAGAATACGTGGCACGAGTTTGGCATTTTAAGGTTTGTTAAtacttttagacttgttgaaggattttttcctaattaaagattaaaaaataaaataggcaaaggggtaagggcgaaagataggggtctcgtatcaatggtgcgacgggcattggtacgagtattGGTGTTATAAGGGGAAAGTTATTACTATAAAATGctaaagcatatgggcattattcaatatattattgacttgaattccttgtgtgattgtgttttctttattacacccgtatagttgtgataattgagatggttatgtattatgttaatatttgaCTGATTGAGGTGTATCATCATCcccttatttgaaatatattgtgCACacgcattgacatgagattgagtataagttggaTACGTGAAGATCGTCCGAGTTGGGGAAGGTAAGATGTAAAGATTATAATTTGAGCACATGAAGATCGTTCGTGCAGAATTTGTTTGATGTTATGATAGTGCATTGAGATCATCCGCACAGACTCTTGGAGATCACCCATGTcatatatggacctcgcgagtcccctatggttcatgaactctcgatgtatttctgagaagtatcatgtatatacagtTGAAAGAATACTGAGTATTCTGAGGCATATCATTTCAtcgtatcatattgcattgcatttcaacACATCCTTCATTCTTGATGTTTATGTACTTTATTTGGTGCTTAAAAAGtacttgatgtttgattacctctatttgatgaaacttGACTGGTAAGTGTAATGTAGACTTgtataattaaagaattgatttttcttatataaactcccGTCAATACTTCTTTGTTGTCGTTCAATGAGATATACTGGGTACACATGATTTCGTattcatactacacttgttgcactctttgtgaaGCAGATTCGATTCTGAGTACGAGCACATCTCTGGAACGATTTGAGTTCGAGTTTGAAGTGctttggagttgtggtgagctgcttggttGTTCCGTGGCCCAAACCTCCCTctatattttacttattattttatttagtattcaGACAAGATATCTCTTATGTTGGATTGGTCATTTTTTAGACTTGTATTGTATTTTAGAAATTCTTGTACTTACGACACCAATTCTTCGGTGGTATTTTTAGCTTTCTGCAAATCATACCTATAAAGAGCTTCATGTTGGAGATTTACACTTAGTGTTTACCTTTTTCTCACTATTTAGTTAAATTTAGtaaatatgttgggttggcttaccaaTTGGTTGacaacataggtgccatcacgacttgtgaATTTAGGTCATGAAAATTTGGATTCCAAGCCCTAGGTTCATCAGTCTCACGAGTACAGGAgaaatgtctagtagagtcttggaGATTGGTATGATGACATCTATACCTATCTTTGAGAGgttataggacatttaggaaaagtttgttctttcattcattatcgtgcacacttgaccttgtTGAAATTCCAATGttgatatctcattctctcATATGTCGAGGACTCGTACGTCGGCAAGTGATGGTCAGGACTTTATTCTTGTAACTGCTTCTAAAAGCACTATCTGAGGTAGAGGCAAGGGACGATCTCAAGGTCGAGGTCGGGGTAGGGTCGTATTGCAGCACTTGTGGAAGGTCAAGTACAAATAGCTACCCTGGGTTGTGATAGGACCATACCTCCTAATGCAGATGTtattcatggggatgtgcaagatcTTGTCGAGGGGGATGAGACAGCTCAGGCTCTACCCAATATTATTGCCACCCCAGTGCTTCAAGATACGTTGGTTCGTAGGTTAAGAATCCTATAAGATATGGCCCAGGCAGAAACTTAGCATGTCACGTTTGATGGTTCGCAGACCCATGTTGCAGGTCAAACTCTGGATCCGATAGTTGATCCAGATTCCCAGACTCCCATGACTCAGCCAGCTGCTGTTGTAGCTCTCCATTTGGATAGTATGAAATTTCTAGGTTTTGCATCACATTTGGCGAACATGTCTTCTATGACCATTGATGAACAAAAGACTTTTGGATggttcagactaatgaatcctcTGACTTACACTGGTGAATTAATCgaggatgcatatgaatttatagttagatgtcatgagaggttgcaaaatcttttattagtggagtctcatggagttAACTACAAAGAAATTTAGATGACTAGATCTGCCAAGCAGTGTTggggattatattagtagtatgCCAGATGGATCCCCTCCACTATCATGGACTCagtttactcaggtatttctaCCCAAGTTTGTTCCACGCAGTGAGAGGGAGCGTAAGAGGGCTGAGTACGAGAATTTGCAGCAAGATGGTATGTTAGTAGAAGAGTATCAGGGTAAATTCCATGCCTTGGCTAGTCATGCTTCGATGATTCTTCccacagaggctgagagagtgagAAGGTTTGTTAAGGGGCATATTATTCCGATTCATCTGAGAGTTTCTCAGGTTACTGCTTCTGGTGTTCCGTTCCAGAAAGTGGTAGATGTtgctaaggagttggagatgattcgacgtgagggatttgagcagcgTGAGGGCAAGAGGACCCGTTACTCAGGATATTATGGTGGTGTTCTGCTTAGGATTCCAGGTTAATAGGGAGAGATTATCCCTCTCAGTccagcagacccattcatgATGCTATACCAGCGTCTAAGGCTGGTTACGCTGGGCATAGTTCTTCGAGCAGTATATACTTCAcagggttcatcttctagacctgtAATTTATGGAGGGCATTCTGGTCATTCAGGTTCAGCTTGCATCTCGTAGAGGTTGTTTTTagtgtggtgatatgggacaccttgtgagagactgccctaggacCAGATGTGGTGACTTACATCAAGGTTCCCAGGCTTCGACTTACAGGATTgcacaacctccagctagggATGGCGCATAGAGTTGTAGAGGTGGTTCTCTTttaggtagaggtggttctcgttatggtcgaggtggtggtcgtggaggttcacaatctgaGGAAGGTTCTTCTCACTGTTATGATTTTCCGGGTAGGccaagaattatcaatacaagGTATCAGTCATCTATgagatgttgttatcacaggtactaTTCTGATTTGTCATCTACCAGCTACAATATTATTTGATCAtggctctacttattcttacGTGTCCACCTATTTTACTTTTGAGTCTGGATATATTATGTGAGTCTCTTAATTTGCTGATACATGTTTCTACTCTTGTCGGGGATTCTGTAGTGGTAGACCGAGTATATCGATTATGTATTGTTACCTTGATGGGATATGACACTCATGTGGATTTAAAGGTCTTAGATATGGTAGATgttgatgtgattcttggtatggaatagttatcttcttaccacgcaATGTTAAATTATCATGCCAAGACAATTactttagctatgcctggaattcctatagtagaatggagaggttcTCTTAGTCACCCTCgtaagggtgtgatatcatttCTTATGGCTCTCCAGTTGGTAGAGAGAGGATGTTTGGCTTACTTACCACATTCGAGATACTAGTGTTGAGACTCATATGCTTGAGTTTATTCCAGTGGTGAGTGAATTTTGGGAGGTATTTCTGACGGATTTTCCGGGTCTTCCACCTgatcgtgatattgatttttgtattgatataGATCCAGGCACTCAGCgtatttccat contains these protein-coding regions:
- the LOC138337692 gene encoding uncharacterized protein, which encodes MPDGSPPLSWTQFTQVFLPKFVPRSERERKRAEYENLQQDGMLVEEYQGKFHALASHASMILPTEAERVRRFVKGHIIPIHLRVSQVTASGVPFQKVVDVAKELEMIRREGFEQREGKRTRYSGYYGGVLLRIPG